CACCCTCCGCCACTCTCCCGGTTTGCGTCAGACCCGGACTGATGCCGACGATACGGACGCCGGAGGCGGCATAGGCATTACCGAGACCCGCCGTCGCCAACATCAGTGCCGCATTCGCCGAACCGCCCGCAAGATGGATAGGGCTCGCCACCTTGCCGCCAGCGCCGATGATATTGATAATGACGCCATGACCCCGCGCAGCCATCGCCTTCACCACCGGATCGACGACGTTGATGGTCGAGAAGAACTTTGCATCCATGGCTGCGCGCCAGAAGGCGGGCGTTAGGTCCTCCGGTGGCGACCGCTTCGCTGCACCCGCCGAGTTGACGAGGACGTCGATAGCACCGACTTCCAGCCTGACCCTTTCGACCAGCGCCGCTGCAACTTCACCATCGGATAGATCGGCTGCAAAGCCAACAGCACCGGGCAACTCTTTCAGCGCTTCGTCGATATTGGCTTGCGAGCGAGAACTGATGACGACACGGGCCCCCTGCCCGATAAACTGCTTGGCACATGCCAAGCCGATACCCTTCGAGCCGCCGGTGACGAGAACGATCTTGTTGTCGAAGCTTTTCGTATGCACCTTCATCTCCTGTCCATATTC
This genomic interval from Rhizobium tumorigenes contains the following:
- a CDS encoding SDR family oxidoreductase; translated protein: MHTKSFDNKIVLVTGGSKGIGLACAKQFIGQGARVVISSRSQANIDEALKELPGAVGFAADLSDGEVAAALVERVRLEVGAIDVLVNSAGAAKRSPPEDLTPAFWRAAMDAKFFSTINVVDPVVKAMAARGHGVIINIIGAGGKVASPIHLAGGSANAALMLATAGLGNAYAASGVRIVGISPGLTQTGRVAEGVAADARLAGITIEAAIENSVKKIPIGRMALPEEVADLALFLASDKARYITGITITMDGAQYPVVV